A genomic window from Daphnia magna isolate NIES unplaced genomic scaffold, ASM2063170v1.1 Dm_contigs173, whole genome shotgun sequence includes:
- the LOC116926264 gene encoding uncharacterized protein LOC116926264 — translation MANYATMLLLLVDVSLMAGEAMGGPMGSSSSGYYTTKAPEYYTTKKAEYYTTTYAAPCYYYHLPVASVHEYELPVSPVHIPFNGKGYKIYQIF, via the exons ATGg CTAACTACGCCACaatgctgctgttgctggttGATGTTTCTTTGATGGCTGGAGAGGCCATGGGTGGACCGATGGGATCGTCTTCATCCgggtactacaccaccaaggctcctgaGTACTACACAACGAAGAAGGCCGAGTATtacactacaacatatgcTGCCCCCTGCTACTACTatcacttgcccgtcgcttccgtccacgaatacgagCTCCCAGTCAGCCCTGTGCACATCCCTTTCAACGGCAAAGGCTATAAGatttatcaaattttttaa